The following proteins come from a genomic window of Gossypium raimondii isolate GPD5lz chromosome 5, ASM2569854v1, whole genome shotgun sequence:
- the LOC105771073 gene encoding uncharacterized protein LOC105771073, with protein sequence MGSCISKCKPKKCYIEDFGHVQDKIVISSSQPPKTPVPAVSKKISPLPLSPTISSSSISSFTCSTVNTATSSCSSVSSSASVLSSKDRSFSNEFLWACVKENPHIVRINSIKEASRTLAATRSPSHIPEYSPVKPVSGKQAIPAREKGSTPQKRGRSSSPSTLTRQKSFRKDPDLRLNSPYNNYLPSRGLRSPSPSRRFNGDNNNSSSNYRGLLASTSKDMCSSKRIVGPKVNALNSVSPSQRREHLRVSSPKLNSYDRNSPLKSCLRNRETFVHRISSKIDETALRAAFSSPQQENESISMEDMDNPLISLDCFIFL encoded by the coding sequence atgggTTCTTGCATTAGCAAATGCAAACCCAAGAAATGTTACATTGAAGATTTCGGTCATGTTCAAGACAAGATTGTGATCTCATCATCACAACCTCCCAAAACTCCCGTTCCTGCTGTCTCAAAGAAAATCTCCCCATTACCTCTTTCCCCCAccatttcatcttcttcaatttcttccTTTACTTGTTCCACCGTCAACACTGCAACTAGTTCGTGTTCTTCAGTTTCAAGCTCGGCTTCGGTGTTGAGCTCCAAGGATCGGTCTTTTTCCAATGAGTTTTTGTGGGCATGTGTTAAGGAAAACCCTCATATTGTTCGTATTAATTCAATCAAGGAAGCTTCTCGTACGTTAGCTGCAACTAGATCTCCTTCTCACATACCCGAGTACTCCCCGGTTAAACCAGTGTCAGGGAAACAGGCGATCCCGGCGAGGGAGAAAGGCTCTACACCGCAGAAAAGAGGACGGTCAAGTTCACCGTCGACGTTAACGAGACAAAAGAGCTTTCGAAAGGACCCTGATCTTAGGCTTAACTCtccatataataattatttaccaaGTAGGGGTTTGAGGTCGCCATCACCAAGCAGGAGATTTAACggagataataataatagtagtagtaaCTATCGAGGATTATTGGCAAGTACGTCCAAGGATATGTGTTCATCAAAGCGAATTGTTGGTCCCAAGGTGAATGCACTCAACTCAGTGTCTCCCTCTCAAAGAAGGGAACATTTGAGGGTTTCGAGTCCGAAGCTGAACAGCTATGATCGAAATAGTCCATTGAAGTCTTGTTTGAGAAATCGGGAGACTTTTGTTCATCgaattagttccaaaattgaCGAAACTGCGCTGCGAGCAGCCTTCTCGTCACCGCAGCAAGAAAATGAGTCCATTAGCATGGAGGACATGGACAATCCTCTTATATCCCTGGATTGCTTCATTTTTCTGTAG